From the genome of Candidatus Nitrosocosmicus oleophilus, one region includes:
- a CDS encoding ubiquinol-cytochrome c reductase iron-sulfur subunit has translation MSQRQPPNVDGGKISRRDFLKLLAAAGTVMTFTPFVDWGKFLPNPRESTGERSKVVLPDGSQANVNTFKINHAEAVVFPVSEDPVLNEEAFRTWQFIRLPPELGGEKKDASAFRMYSMVCLHLWCLWKYWPEDGRKRGECPCHGSMYDPMTGEAFAGPASLQAPPSNVLPMLDLEVDDEGNVWIKPPNWTPSGNGVVGYGRFLT, from the coding sequence ATGTCTCAACGACAACCTCCAAATGTTGACGGAGGCAAGATTTCACGTAGAGATTTTTTAAAATTGCTTGCAGCCGCAGGTACAGTTATGACCTTCACTCCTTTCGTAGATTGGGGAAAATTTTTACCTAATCCGAGAGAAAGTACGGGAGAGCGATCAAAGGTGGTTCTGCCTGACGGAAGTCAAGCAAATGTTAACACTTTCAAAATAAATCATGCTGAAGCTGTTGTTTTTCCAGTATCGGAAGATCCTGTATTAAATGAAGAGGCCTTCAGGACATGGCAGTTTATTAGGTTACCACCAGAACTAGGAGGCGAAAAAAAAGATGCATCTGCCTTCAGAATGTATAGTATGGTCTGCTTGCATTTATGGTGCTTGTGGAAATATTGGCCGGAAGATGGTAGAAAGCGTGGAGAATGTCCATGCCACGGGTCAATGTATGATCCTATGACTGGGGAAGCTTTTGCAGGGCCTGCCTCACTTCAAGCGCCACCCTCTAATGTCTTACCAATGTTAGATCTTGAGGTTGATGATGAAGGCAATGTTTGGATCAAACCTCCTAATTGGACTCCATCTGGAAACGGGGTAGTTGGATATGGGCGCTTCCTTACATAA